Proteins encoded by one window of Acetivibrio thermocellus ATCC 27405:
- a CDS encoding type IV pilus twitching motility protein PilT: MELKEILKMGVDNKASDIHLTVGRAPSFRINGKMKTFTDNILSPEDTMSYAKECLDKEKLEHLMAVGEVDFSMTVPGISRFRVNVFFQRGSVAIVFRILASTIPTLDSLNFPEVIKDICKIKEGLILVTGPTGSGKSTTMASIINEINSTREGHILTLEDPIEYIFKHDKCVVNQREISQDSKSYASALKAALREDPDVIFIGEMRDNESISIAVTAAETGHLVLSTLHTLGAAKTIDRLIDVFPPHQQQQIRVQVSSALKAVISQRLIPDIDNKGRVAALEIMIVTPAISNLIREGRVAGITSMIQTGAAQGMKLLDKSIAELYQQGRISKESAYEYCADRELLKRFIG; this comes from the coding sequence ATGGAGTTGAAGGAAATTTTAAAAATGGGTGTTGATAATAAAGCTTCTGATATACATTTGACTGTGGGAAGGGCTCCTTCTTTCAGAATAAACGGGAAAATGAAAACGTTTACTGACAATATACTGTCTCCGGAAGATACAATGAGCTATGCCAAAGAGTGTTTGGACAAGGAAAAGCTTGAGCATCTTATGGCTGTGGGAGAAGTTGATTTTTCAATGACGGTTCCCGGAATTTCCAGGTTCAGGGTGAATGTGTTTTTTCAAAGGGGCTCTGTGGCAATAGTATTCAGAATACTTGCTTCCACAATACCGACTCTGGATTCTTTGAATTTTCCTGAAGTGATTAAGGACATTTGCAAAATAAAAGAAGGGCTCATACTTGTAACCGGCCCCACGGGAAGCGGAAAATCCACTACCATGGCTTCAATTATCAATGAAATAAACTCTACCAGGGAAGGGCATATATTGACTCTTGAAGACCCTATCGAATATATTTTCAAGCATGACAAATGTGTCGTAAACCAGAGGGAAATATCCCAGGACAGCAAGTCCTATGCCAGTGCTTTAAAAGCTGCCTTAAGAGAAGACCCCGATGTGATATTCATAGGGGAGATGAGGGACAATGAGTCTATAAGTATTGCGGTTACGGCGGCAGAGACGGGGCACCTGGTTCTTTCAACCCTGCATACTCTGGGTGCGGCTAAAACCATAGACAGGCTTATTGACGTTTTTCCACCCCACCAGCAACAGCAGATAAGGGTCCAGGTATCCAGTGCGCTAAAGGCGGTTATATCCCAGAGATTGATTCCCGATATTGATAACAAAGGAAGAGTTGCGGCTCTTGAAATAATGATTGTTACTCCGGCAATCAGCAATCTCATAAGGGAAGGCAGAGTGGCAGGAATTACTTCAATGATTCAGACGGGTGCGGCCCAGGGGATGAAACTTCTCGATAAATCCATAGCCGAACTCTATCAGCAAGGGCGCATATCAAAAGAAAGTGCATACGAATACTGTGCGGACAGAGAGCTTCTAAAAAGGTTTATAGGGTAG
- a CDS encoding DUF58 domain-containing protein, whose product MPKGVSKTGIVFLLLICVGFLLANNILILVSIIPFTLMAFGYYLKMPDGIRVDKTVSKNRVTVGELLEVSVRVLVESGFGSMEICDIVPPHFELVEGTNYCAVWKGFEPKEILLNYTVRCTASGTYTFRTTGWRARHAVGAFSINRKYETDLTVEVTPRLIELKKVRGMSTVCKVPMPEGALASMGMTTQEFKELRLYSPGDPFKAINWKVTSRNLVRGSIWPVVNEFEKEGKKSVWIFLDTSKIMSFGSNIKNVKEYSVEAVNSLSDYYIKHNCSVAFHTFGGSDVFINPGSGRQQHYRILRELMKIRNFTGVSRENSGERQKNSKEHKKLEEAVYSCRNYFNGLRPMFIIITRFCTKNSEEIFKGINLMSKYTSLRKGYVPSIMLINIMGYGLMAENENEMMAANLLEAMNKVLSEKIRKNCIWIDWDPNKESLTGALLKQVVG is encoded by the coding sequence ATGCCGAAGGGTGTCTCAAAAACGGGTATTGTGTTTTTGTTACTGATTTGTGTGGGTTTTCTTCTTGCCAACAACATACTGATACTTGTTTCCATTATTCCATTTACGTTAATGGCTTTTGGGTATTATTTAAAAATGCCCGACGGTATCAGGGTTGACAAGACTGTGTCCAAAAACAGGGTTACGGTCGGAGAACTGCTGGAGGTATCTGTAAGAGTACTGGTAGAGTCGGGATTTGGTTCAATGGAAATATGCGATATTGTGCCCCCGCATTTTGAACTGGTGGAAGGAACTAATTACTGTGCAGTGTGGAAAGGGTTTGAGCCGAAAGAAATACTCTTAAATTATACTGTCCGCTGTACAGCATCGGGAACTTATACATTCAGGACCACTGGCTGGAGAGCCAGACATGCTGTGGGAGCTTTTTCGATAAACAGAAAATATGAGACGGATTTGACGGTAGAAGTGACCCCAAGGCTTATTGAACTCAAGAAGGTAAGGGGCATGTCCACGGTGTGCAAAGTTCCGATGCCGGAGGGAGCTTTGGCAAGCATGGGAATGACAACCCAGGAATTTAAGGAACTCAGGCTCTATTCTCCCGGTGACCCGTTTAAGGCGATAAACTGGAAGGTTACGTCGAGAAATTTGGTCAGGGGCAGTATCTGGCCTGTGGTAAATGAGTTTGAAAAAGAAGGAAAGAAGTCTGTGTGGATATTTTTGGATACGTCAAAAATAATGTCCTTCGGTTCCAACATAAAAAATGTCAAAGAGTATTCTGTTGAGGCTGTAAACAGTCTTAGCGACTATTATATAAAACACAACTGCAGTGTGGCTTTTCATACCTTTGGAGGAAGCGATGTCTTTATAAATCCCGGGTCGGGAAGGCAGCAGCATTACAGGATTTTAAGGGAGCTTATGAAAATAAGGAATTTCACCGGAGTATCCCGGGAAAATTCCGGGGAGCGTCAAAAAAACTCCAAGGAGCACAAAAAACTGGAAGAGGCAGTGTATTCGTGCAGAAATTATTTTAACGGACTGAGACCAATGTTTATAATTATTACAAGATTTTGCACAAAAAATTCCGAAGAAATTTTCAAAGGTATAAACCTTATGTCAAAATACACTTCGCTTCGAAAGGGCTATGTTCCCAGCATAATGTTGATAAATATAATGGGGTATGGTCTTATGGCTGAAAATGAGAATGAAATGATGGCGGCAAATCTTCTTGAGGCCATGAACAAAGTGCTTTCGGAAAAGATAAGAAAAAATTGTATCTGGATTGACTGGGACCCTAACAAGGAAAGCCTTACAGGTGCATTATTAAAACAGGTGGTGGGTTAA
- a CDS encoding HAD family hydrolase — MIKYKAVFFDFDYTLADSSKAVIECINYALQKMGYPESSPESICRTIGLTLAEAFKILSGDTSDSNADLFRQYFKERADLVMCDRTVMYSTVECVLKKLKKADVKTGIVSTKYRYRIEDILKRDKLLQYFDVIVGGEDVAAHKPDPEGLLKAISMVGCQKEEVLFVGDSTVDARTAKNAGVDFVAVLTGTTGANEFSEYNPGAVIEDLSGLLDMFML; from the coding sequence ATGATTAAATACAAAGCGGTATTCTTTGATTTTGACTATACGCTGGCAGATTCATCTAAAGCTGTTATAGAATGTATTAACTATGCACTGCAAAAAATGGGTTATCCCGAATCTTCTCCGGAAAGTATTTGCAGAACAATAGGACTTACGTTGGCCGAGGCTTTTAAAATACTTAGCGGGGATACTTCTGATTCCAATGCGGACCTTTTCCGCCAATACTTTAAAGAAAGAGCAGATCTGGTTATGTGTGACCGGACTGTAATGTACAGCACTGTTGAATGTGTTTTGAAGAAGCTGAAAAAGGCGGATGTAAAAACAGGAATTGTTTCAACGAAGTACAGATACAGGATAGAGGATATATTAAAAAGGGACAAACTTTTACAGTATTTTGATGTAATTGTCGGCGGGGAAGATGTTGCGGCCCATAAACCGGATCCGGAAGGGCTTCTAAAGGCCATATCGATGGTTGGCTGCCAAAAGGAAGAAGTCCTTTTTGTCGGAGACAGTACGGTGGATGCAAGGACTGCAAAAAATGCGGGAGTGGATTTTGTGGCGGTTCTTACGGGGACAACCGGGGCAAATGAGTTTTCAGAGTATAATCCTGGTGCTGTGATTGAAGATTTGAGTGGTTTATTGGATATGTTTATGTTATAA
- a CDS encoding rhomboid family intramembrane serine protease, with the protein MSLQNRFKSLHYNSPVILTMTLLSLGALILQNITRGYTTSLLFSVYRSSPFSIFFYFRLFGHVLGHANWEHYMNNFLLILLLGPMLEEKYGSKRIAFMIAVTAVVTGVINILLFPRTALLGASGVVFMFILLSSFVNFKKGRIPITFILVVIIYLGGEVMNGIFVKDNISQLAHLVGGICGSVFGFKWAERSSW; encoded by the coding sequence GTGAGTTTACAAAATAGATTTAAGAGTTTGCATTATAATTCACCGGTTATTCTGACAATGACGCTTTTGTCGCTGGGAGCGTTGATACTTCAGAACATTACCCGTGGCTACACAACTTCGTTGCTGTTTTCAGTCTATCGCAGCAGTCCCTTCAGTATATTTTTCTATTTCAGGCTTTTTGGACACGTGCTGGGACATGCAAACTGGGAGCATTACATGAACAACTTTCTTCTTATTTTGCTTCTTGGGCCTATGCTTGAAGAAAAATACGGCTCCAAGAGAATTGCTTTTATGATAGCGGTAACGGCCGTGGTTACAGGAGTTATAAACATACTGCTTTTTCCCAGAACAGCCCTTTTGGGAGCAAGCGGAGTTGTTTTCATGTTTATTCTGCTAAGCTCTTTTGTTAATTTTAAAAAGGGAAGAATACCCATAACCTTTATACTTGTTGTTATAATTTATCTGGGAGGAGAGGTTATGAACGGTATTTTTGTAAAAGACAATATTTCACAGCTAGCCCATTTGGTGGGAGGAATCTGCGGAAGTGTGTTTGGTTTTAAATGGGCGGAAAGGTCGTCCTGGTAG
- a CDS encoding substrate-binding domain-containing protein produces MKKRRTIGFLVNDIDVSYSNLVYLMTKKAAEKYDCNLIVYEGRSFNNPSMADSQHQISYSFVDNTRLDGIIITSATIACFISDEEFVEFCKRYEGIPLVSLGIVVPHATSILVDNKPGMKSQVEHLIKDHGFKKIVYISGPPTNTDSVERLEAYCEALRENDIEVDDGLIFYGDFMAQSGYDIIKEIIKNGIEYDAVVCANDEMAFGAIKGIRDLKDAYNLDLTQKGVICGFDDSITSRLVKPSLTTVRQPIEEMCFYAVEAILKKIEGEKVEDVVKLPSVLVKRESCGCKNAAEVDFVSDSSLRLVPGQRIHENLQTYSLDELFDCITRTLKLCSIRSCFIFKYCGGTLLYEVDSIFRDDFRLPEDSELIYAYYNDERITIEDSIKYIKTRCIIPDRFFNEDRRFTYLVNPLFFYDEHFGYVCFEVANDDVLNFEPIRGQISNTLNGALMLMERAKMEESLRETERLASLGQLIGGISHNLMTPIMSISGACFGLEDLVHEYMASIEDPSVTVQDHKEIARDMQEWINKLKEYNSYMSNVIATVKSQAVQLNSDAINEFTIEELVDRVKFIKNNNPQIRKAVLNCKIDIDGKTAIRGDISNLAQIIENLLINAVQSYEGMDNASNIVDLHILKEENMVKCIVRDYGKGIPNEIRDRLFRRMVTTKGKNGTGLSLLLSYSTIKGKFGGELWVESKENEGSAFYVTIPLTDRE; encoded by the coding sequence ATGAAAAAGCGCAGGACGATTGGTTTTTTGGTTAACGACATAGATGTAAGCTATTCCAATTTGGTTTACCTTATGACCAAAAAGGCCGCAGAAAAATATGACTGCAACCTTATTGTTTATGAAGGCAGATCTTTCAACAACCCTTCCATGGCAGACAGCCAGCATCAAATATCCTACAGCTTTGTTGACAATACCCGTTTGGACGGAATAATAATTACAAGTGCCACGATTGCGTGCTTTATTTCCGATGAGGAATTTGTAGAATTTTGCAAACGTTATGAAGGAATACCTTTGGTATCGCTGGGAATTGTTGTTCCCCATGCCACCAGTATTCTTGTGGACAACAAACCGGGAATGAAAAGCCAGGTGGAACATCTTATAAAAGACCATGGTTTTAAAAAAATTGTTTATATATCCGGTCCTCCGACAAATACGGATTCGGTCGAACGTCTTGAAGCATACTGTGAAGCGCTGAGGGAAAATGATATTGAGGTAGATGACGGTCTGATATTTTACGGGGATTTTATGGCACAATCCGGATATGACATTATAAAAGAGATAATAAAGAACGGCATTGAGTATGATGCGGTTGTTTGTGCAAATGATGAGATGGCTTTTGGAGCGATAAAAGGTATAAGGGACTTAAAAGACGCTTATAATCTCGACTTAACCCAAAAAGGTGTGATATGCGGATTTGATGATTCCATAACGTCGCGACTGGTCAAACCCTCTTTGACTACGGTAAGACAGCCTATTGAAGAAATGTGTTTTTATGCGGTTGAGGCAATTCTTAAAAAAATAGAAGGAGAAAAAGTTGAAGATGTGGTGAAACTTCCTTCTGTCCTGGTTAAAAGGGAATCCTGCGGCTGTAAAAACGCGGCCGAAGTGGATTTTGTGAGTGACAGCAGTCTAAGACTTGTTCCCGGTCAGAGGATACATGAGAATTTGCAGACATATTCCCTGGATGAATTATTTGACTGTATTACCAGAACATTAAAACTGTGTTCCATCAGAAGCTGTTTTATTTTCAAATATTGCGGCGGAACTTTGCTGTATGAGGTTGATTCTATTTTCAGAGACGATTTTAGACTGCCTGAGGATTCCGAATTGATATATGCTTACTATAATGACGAGAGAATAACCATAGAAGACAGTATTAAATATATAAAAACAAGATGCATTATACCGGACCGGTTCTTTAACGAAGACAGGCGGTTTACATATTTGGTTAATCCATTGTTTTTTTATGACGAACACTTTGGTTATGTGTGTTTTGAAGTAGCAAATGATGATGTACTGAACTTTGAACCTATCAGGGGTCAGATAAGCAACACGTTAAACGGTGCGCTGATGCTCATGGAAAGAGCCAAGATGGAAGAAAGCCTCAGGGAGACGGAACGTCTTGCTTCGCTGGGACAGCTTATCGGAGGAATTTCCCACAATCTTATGACTCCTATAATGTCCATATCCGGAGCATGCTTTGGATTGGAAGACCTTGTGCATGAATATATGGCATCTATAGAAGACCCTTCCGTTACGGTGCAGGACCACAAGGAAATAGCCAGGGACATGCAGGAGTGGATAAACAAACTCAAAGAATACAATTCGTACATGTCGAATGTTATTGCAACGGTCAAATCACAAGCGGTCCAGCTTAATTCCGATGCGATTAACGAGTTTACAATCGAAGAGCTTGTAGACAGAGTTAAATTTATAAAAAACAATAACCCCCAGATCAGAAAAGCCGTTTTAAACTGCAAAATTGATATTGACGGTAAAACGGCAATTCGAGGGGATATATCCAATCTGGCACAGATAATTGAAAATCTCTTGATTAATGCAGTGCAGTCTTATGAAGGAATGGATAATGCCAGTAACATTGTTGATCTCCATATATTGAAAGAAGAAAATATGGTCAAATGTATTGTCAGAGATTATGGGAAAGGCATACCCAATGAAATAAGAGACAGGCTGTTTAGGCGAATGGTAACCACAAAAGGTAAAAATGGAACGGGACTGAGCCTGTTATTGTCCTATTCCACAATAAAGGGCAAGTTCGGAGGGGAATTGTGGGTGGAGTCAAAGGAAAACGAAGGTTCTGCGTTTTATGTAACGATACCTTTGACCGACAGGGAATGA
- a CDS encoding AAA family ATPase → MVSEQVQALCKNIIDEVGKVFVADNDVILRKILCGFLAGGHILFEDNPGLGKTLLVKVFAKVTGCEWKRIQFTPDLMPSDILGTKIWKGNSSSFELEKGPIFTNFLLADEINRAMPKTQSALLEAMEERQVSIEGVTYQLKPPFIVMATQNPIEMEGTYPLPEAQMDRFIMKLSLGYLASAEKECEVLKRRIEWRKDDPTCDIKPVITMEQLLMLQSEVEKVYVDDNILMYITEIVRNTRVNPNIRLGASPRGALALLKLSRAHALVSGRNYVIPDDVKFMAVDALAHRVILHIERIMEGRVATAVIRSIVTKTEVPKSFTRENAGGLL, encoded by the coding sequence ATGGTTTCGGAACAGGTTCAAGCATTGTGCAAAAATATAATTGATGAAGTGGGAAAGGTATTTGTCGCAGACAATGACGTGATTTTAAGAAAAATACTTTGCGGCTTTCTTGCGGGAGGACACATACTTTTTGAGGACAATCCCGGACTTGGAAAAACCTTGCTTGTAAAGGTTTTTGCGAAGGTTACGGGCTGTGAATGGAAGAGGATACAGTTTACTCCCGACCTGATGCCTTCGGATATTTTGGGTACAAAAATCTGGAAGGGCAACTCTTCTTCTTTTGAGCTTGAAAAAGGCCCAATATTTACCAATTTCCTTTTGGCTGATGAGATCAACAGAGCGATGCCCAAAACCCAGTCCGCCTTGCTTGAGGCCATGGAAGAGCGGCAGGTTTCGATAGAGGGCGTAACTTACCAGCTAAAACCTCCGTTTATTGTTATGGCCACGCAAAACCCGATAGAAATGGAAGGGACATATCCGCTTCCAGAAGCGCAGATGGACAGATTTATAATGAAACTATCCCTCGGGTATTTAGCAAGCGCCGAAAAAGAGTGTGAAGTGCTAAAGAGAAGGATTGAGTGGAGAAAAGATGATCCAACCTGTGACATAAAGCCTGTAATTACGATGGAGCAGCTTTTGATGCTCCAAAGCGAAGTGGAAAAGGTTTATGTGGATGACAATATTCTTATGTATATAACGGAGATAGTAAGAAATACCAGGGTCAATCCAAATATAAGACTGGGTGCAAGTCCGAGAGGGGCACTGGCTTTGTTGAAGCTGTCCAGAGCCCATGCTCTTGTCAGCGGAAGAAATTATGTAATTCCTGACGATGTCAAATTTATGGCCGTGGATGCTCTTGCCCATCGTGTTATTTTGCATATTGAGCGTATAATGGAAGGAAGGGTTGCCACGGCAGTGATAAGAAGCATTGTAACCAAGACAGAGGTGCCAAAAAGTTTCACAAGGGAAAATGCAGGAGGGCTTTTGTAA
- a CDS encoding anti-sigma-I factor RsgI family protein, whose amino-acid sequence MKITGVIVRIHKDRAIIRTDDNRLLAVKRHNDMMVGQIVSFDANEVHKVESKKYKYAASGKRIEKVQKTPKIKNFSRINNIKEFSRVDDIKNFSRVAATKETSQDSPQESKVENFSRVVDFSRVMNFSRVSNSKKNEIKNFSRISNIKNFSRIASIAAAFVLIFLFGRNVMLNNSSDSEYAYVSVDVNPSVEFTINSKHKVIVTSAINQDASEVLDGLELKEKDLKSALVMVLEKAESLGYISDDKNYVLVSMALNDKNKKTRDKREEKIDELKETIEQGIEALDNDTIVHRTVTVDLEERNKALENELSMGRYYLYLEAKEKGMDITIDEVKSSKISDLIEKIEDNTELAPTPTPVPPETPEPTPTPTASEATPSNSPVESKSPEAVPELGSREIEILGESVVLVTAYDENRKVVSQGSGFAVGTGLFATNYHLVKDGVVVKITAGDGKVYDVDGIVKYDKAKDLALLKTRVETGVNPLKLGTKKSLTKGSRIVAIGKANGAKNTVTKGSIKSLKVDGLTDAIELSASISKESTGGPVFDMKGNVVGITAYGISKQNVNAVIPADYVADWVKELSKHSFGNIRIVRKTLVFDSDFEFNFVVYKIIRALENEDAATYFGCMTDELYKDETRKNLEVLFTTYDLAYNIESINVVSKSEEQAKVSYVYTINKEAGPNFKNYRIIGECSLIKVDGTWKINDSEEKKEYIQ is encoded by the coding sequence ATGAAGATAACCGGAGTCATAGTAAGAATACATAAAGACAGAGCTATTATTCGGACAGACGATAACAGATTGCTTGCCGTAAAAAGACACAATGACATGATGGTAGGCCAAATAGTAAGCTTTGACGCAAACGAAGTGCATAAAGTTGAGAGCAAAAAATACAAATATGCAGCTTCGGGCAAACGTATCGAAAAAGTTCAAAAAACCCCCAAGATAAAGAATTTTTCAAGAATAAACAATATCAAGGAATTTTCCCGCGTTGACGACATAAAAAATTTCTCACGCGTAGCGGCAACCAAAGAGACTTCACAGGACTCACCGCAGGAGTCAAAAGTGGAGAACTTTTCCCGTGTAGTGGACTTTTCACGGGTGATGAACTTCTCACGGGTGTCAAACAGTAAGAAAAACGAAATAAAGAATTTCTCACGTATAAGCAACATCAAAAACTTCTCCAGAATAGCATCGATTGCGGCCGCTTTTGTGCTGATATTCCTGTTTGGTCGGAATGTGATGCTGAACAATAGTTCAGACAGTGAATATGCTTATGTCAGCGTTGATGTTAATCCAAGCGTTGAGTTTACGATAAACAGTAAACATAAAGTTATCGTCACATCCGCAATAAATCAAGATGCGTCAGAAGTATTGGATGGCCTTGAACTGAAAGAGAAAGACCTGAAGTCTGCTCTTGTGATGGTTCTTGAAAAGGCAGAATCGCTGGGCTATATTTCGGATGATAAGAACTATGTACTTGTTTCCATGGCTCTGAATGACAAGAACAAAAAAACCAGGGATAAAAGGGAAGAAAAGATTGATGAGCTGAAAGAGACTATAGAACAGGGAATAGAAGCGCTGGACAATGATACTATTGTCCACAGGACAGTGACTGTGGACCTTGAGGAAAGAAATAAGGCTTTGGAAAATGAACTGTCAATGGGAAGATATTATCTGTATCTCGAAGCAAAAGAAAAAGGTATGGACATTACTATTGATGAAGTGAAATCTTCAAAGATTTCTGATTTGATAGAAAAAATAGAGGATAATACCGAGCTGGCTCCTACGCCAACACCGGTACCACCAGAAACACCGGAGCCGACTCCGACACCTACGGCATCCGAGGCAACACCGTCAAATTCACCGGTTGAGAGCAAGTCACCGGAAGCTGTGCCCGAACTTGGCTCAAGGGAAATAGAAATCCTGGGTGAAAGCGTGGTTTTGGTAACGGCCTATGACGAGAACAGGAAGGTTGTTTCCCAGGGCAGCGGTTTTGCTGTCGGAACAGGGTTGTTTGCCACAAACTATCATCTGGTTAAAGACGGTGTGGTTGTTAAAATAACGGCGGGTGACGGAAAAGTATATGATGTGGACGGAATTGTAAAATACGACAAAGCGAAGGATTTGGCTTTGCTGAAAACCAGAGTTGAAACTGGTGTGAACCCACTTAAGCTTGGTACAAAGAAATCTTTGACCAAAGGCAGCAGGATTGTGGCAATAGGCAAGGCAAATGGAGCTAAAAACACTGTGACGAAAGGAAGTATAAAGAGCCTTAAGGTTGACGGCCTGACCGACGCAATTGAACTTTCGGCTTCAATTTCAAAGGAAAGTACCGGCGGTCCTGTGTTTGACATGAAAGGAAATGTTGTAGGAATAACTGCTTATGGAATTTCAAAACAAAATGTCAATGCTGTGATTCCGGCAGACTATGTAGCTGACTGGGTAAAAGAGCTTTCGAAACATTCCTTTGGCAACATCAGAATTGTAAGGAAAACTCTTGTATTTGACAGTGACTTTGAGTTCAATTTTGTGGTTTACAAAATAATAAGGGCGCTGGAAAATGAAGATGCTGCCACATATTTTGGCTGCATGACCGATGAATTGTACAAGGATGAAACAAGGAAAAATCTGGAAGTACTGTTTACAACTTACGACCTTGCTTATAACATAGAAAGTATCAATGTTGTTTCAAAGAGTGAAGAACAGGCAAAAGTAAGCTATGTTTATACAATAAACAAAGAAGCCGGTCCGAACTTTAAAAATTACAGAATAATCGGAGAATGCAGCCTCATAAAGGTTGACGGCACATGGAAAATCAATGATTCGGAGGAAAAGAAAGAGTATATACAATAG
- a CDS encoding RCC1 domain-containing protein, which translates to MRKYGLKKIVWMLGILCFLVVSLNTSIFAADGKNVVLGDVNGDSKINAIDVLLMKKYILKVINDLPSDGVKAADVNADGQINSIDFTWLKKYMLKAVEKFPGEASNNPDAVIQFESGFAHSVLLKKDGTVWVLGNNGKGQLGLPEVSAVNEPVMINGLSGIKSVAAGREHTLALQEDGTLWAWGNNYSLQLIEYMERDPDTKERFTSIPIKVETHSDIKYVAAKFSRTLIVKNDGTVWLYSLPPINTSSDAEYMPWEIKGFGDIKMADIGTGHIVALREDGTVWTWGENVWGQLGNGWQQHHNIHTYIYFEPNQAKNLSDIVSIAAGDAHSVALKSDGTVWTWGSNFNGELGNGTTTYILEPKKVEGLEDIVAIDAGIGHTVALKADGTVWVWGKNSYGQLGNGTTMRSTVPIQVEGLEGIVAIQAGMECTIAYKNDGTVWAWGKNDFGQLGDGTFENILRPVKVFERK; encoded by the coding sequence ATGAGAAAGTATGGGTTAAAAAAGATTGTTTGGATGCTTGGCATTTTATGTTTTCTGGTTGTGTCTTTAAATACCTCAATTTTTGCAGCGGACGGTAAAAATGTGGTTTTAGGCGATGTCAACGGAGATTCCAAAATAAATGCAATTGACGTTTTGCTTATGAAAAAATATATACTCAAAGTTATAAATGATTTACCCTCCGACGGTGTGAAAGCAGCGGATGTAAATGCTGACGGTCAAATAAATTCGATAGATTTTACATGGCTGAAAAAATATATGTTAAAAGCTGTTGAGAAATTTCCCGGAGAAGCAAGCAATAATCCTGACGCTGTTATTCAGTTTGAATCCGGTTTTGCCCATTCGGTGCTTTTGAAAAAAGACGGGACCGTATGGGTTTTGGGAAACAACGGCAAAGGACAGTTGGGACTTCCCGAAGTATCGGCCGTAAATGAGCCTGTCATGATAAACGGTCTTTCAGGAATAAAATCGGTGGCTGCGGGAAGGGAGCATACACTGGCATTGCAGGAAGACGGTACTTTGTGGGCGTGGGGAAACAATTACAGCCTTCAACTCATAGAGTATATGGAAAGGGATCCTGATACAAAAGAGAGATTTACAAGTATTCCGATTAAAGTTGAGACTCATTCCGATATCAAATATGTGGCGGCTAAATTTTCACGTACCCTCATAGTAAAAAATGACGGTACTGTTTGGCTGTATTCGCTTCCTCCTATAAATACCTCCTCGGATGCCGAGTACATGCCGTGGGAAATAAAAGGCTTTGGGGATATAAAGATGGCGGATATTGGGACAGGACATATAGTTGCACTAAGAGAAGACGGAACGGTGTGGACCTGGGGTGAAAATGTCTGGGGACAATTGGGTAACGGTTGGCAGCAGCACCACAACATTCATACTTATATTTATTTTGAGCCCAATCAGGCAAAGAATCTCTCGGATATTGTTTCGATAGCCGCGGGAGATGCTCATTCGGTGGCATTGAAGAGTGACGGAACTGTATGGACTTGGGGCAGCAACTTCAACGGCGAGCTTGGAAACGGTACGACTACTTATATTTTGGAGCCAAAAAAGGTTGAAGGTTTGGAGGATATAGTAGCCATTGATGCCGGAATCGGCCATACGGTGGCGTTGAAGGCTGACGGAACGGTATGGGTGTGGGGTAAAAACAGCTATGGTCAGCTGGGAAACGGCACAACCATGAGAAGCACTGTTCCGATACAGGTAGAAGGACTTGAAGGAATTGTGGCAATACAAGCAGGTATGGAGTGCACGATAGCATATAAAAATGACGGAACGGTATGGGCATGGGGTAAAAATGATTTTGGACAATTAGGTGACGGAACTTTTGAAAACATATTAAGGCCCGTAAAAGTATTTGAAAGAAAATGA